From the genome of Amycolatopsis granulosa:
AGCTGCGCCACGGTCGCCGTTCCGGGCCGCGCCGGCTCGCTCAGCCCGTGCCCGCGGTGGTCGTAGCGCAGCACCTGGACGCCGGAGGGCAGCAGCGGCAGCACCGGATCCCATTCGCGGTGGTCCTGCGTCCAGGCGTGCACCAGGACCAGGGTGGCCGCGGCGTCGCGCGGCCCGGACAGCTCGACGTGGAGTGCGGTGCCGTCGCTGGTGGTGAAGCGACGGTCCGTCCCCCGTCGCCGGACCGTCGCCGTCATCGGGCCCCCAGCAGGAAGGACTTGCGCCACCAGTAGGTCCCCGGCTGACCGACCAGCCCGGCGTCGTCCAGGAACGCCATGATGCGCTCACCGGACCAGCGCAGCGTCTCGTGCCAGTGCGGGTTGGCCATCGCGGTCTGCCACGCCTCGCGCGCGTCGAGCCCGATGGCGCGGTAGACGCGCGGGTTGATCAGGCTGCGGGTGATCGCGAAGCTGACCACGGCGATGAGCCAGCGCTGGTAGAACAGCTCGGCCTTGCCGAGGCCGGCCATCCCGCGGGTGACCTCCTCGCGGGCGAACGTGACGTGCCGCGCCTCTTCCAGCACGTGGATGCGGTTGACCATGCGCACCAGCGGCTGGATGTTCTCGTCCGCCATGCTCTCCCGCTGGATGCGGTCCAGGATCTCCTCGGCGACCAGGATCGAGCCGTACAGCGCGGGGCCGTAGCCGATGAACGGCAGCAGCTTGCCCAGCCGGTGCACGATCTTCACCGGCCCGTAGGCGGGCGCACCGACGGTTTCCACCGAGCGCGCGAACATCGTGGAGTGGCGGCACTCGTCGGCGATCTCGGTGAGCGCGTACTGCACGTGCTTGCGGGTGGGGTCGGAGTTGTAGACCTCCTTGAGCAGCAGCTGCATCAGCAGCACCTCGAAGAAGATGCCGTTGCTGGCGATGCTGGCGAGCTCGTGCCTGCCCAGCTCGAGCCGCTGCTCGTCGCTGAGCCGGTCCCACAGGTGGGTGCCGTAGAGCGAGCTGCGGTGTTCCAGCTGGAAGGGCTTGCCCTCCGCGAGCGGGGCGGACCAGTCGATGTCCACCTCGGGGTCGTAGAACTTGCCGGCGGAGGACTTGAGCAGTCGGTCGGCGGTCTTCTCACGGCCGTGGTCGTCCAGCGTGCGCGTCATCGCGTGCTCCCCACTGATTCTGTAACCCGTGGTAACAGTTACCTCTGGTAGCATGAGGCGCGTGGCGGATCATGTCAAGCGCGGCGGCAAGCACCCGACGGCCGGCGAACCGGCGACCGGTGACGCACGGCGGGACCGGTGGCGCAAGCACCGGGTGGAGCGGCGCGCCGAGTTCGTCGAGGCCGCGCTGAGGGCGCTGGCCGAGCACGGGCCGGACCTGGCGATGGACGACGTCGCCGTCGCGGCCGGCGTGACCAAACCGGTGCTGTACCGGCACTTCGCGGACAAGGCCGACCTGTACGACGCGCTCGGGCAGCGCGGCACCGAGCTGCTGTTCTCGCGCCTGGTGCCGGCGATCAACGCCGAGCTGGCGCCGGTGCCGCGGATCCGCATGGCGCTGGATGCCTTCTTCACCGTCATCGAGGAGCACCCGAACCTGTACCGGCTGCTGGTGCGCGGGTCGTTCGCCGGCAAGCCGGCCGACGCCGACGTGGTGGCCGAGGACAAGGAACTGATCGCCACCGCGCTGACCGCCCTGCTCGGCGACTACATGCGGATGTTCAACATGGACTCCGGCGCCGCCGAGCCGTGGGCCTACGGCATCGTCGGGATGGTGCAGAACACCGGCGAGTGGTGGCTGGACCGCCGGTCGATGAGCCGGGACAGCGTCGTGGAGTACCTGACGCAGATCATCTGGGCCGCCATCGACGGGCTCGCCCGTCAGCACGGGGTCACGATCGACCCGAACAAGCCGCTGGAGGAGAACAAGATCGTCCAGCTCGGACGGGCGCACCCGAAGGAGGACACGGATGTCGGCTGACAGCGCTGACAGTGCTGACAACGCTGACCACACGGACGACGCTGAGGGCTACACCGGCCCGGCGACCGTGGTGATCGACGGCAGGGAGATCGCCGTCGAGGTGGAGTTGCGCGGCCACTTCCAGCCGATCGACGGCTACTACCGCTGGTACGGCCGGATCGCGCCGAACGCCTCGCTGGACGCGGCGTGCGGCGGCCGGAAGAAGAAGGGCGAGATCCGCACCCCGGACGGCGCCGCGGCCGGCGAGCTGTCGGATCCCGACCCCTGGGGCCGCTACCGCATCCTCGGCACGAGCACGCCACCGTTCACGGTGCCGAAAACCCTCGCCCAGCTGGCCGATCAGTGAAAGCCGGTCAGTGAAAAAAGGGGCGCCCGCCGAATTCGGCGGGCGCCCCTTTTTCCGGGAAGACTTCAGGAGCCGACCGCGAACCCGACCCGGCGCACGTCCGAGGGGGCGATCTCGACGTAGGCGATCCGGTCCGACGGGACCAGGAACTTCCGGCCCTTGTCGTCGGTGAGGCTGAACAGGCCGTCCGCGGTCTTCAGCGCGTCGGCGACCAGCTTCTCGACCTCCTCGGCGGACTGGCCACTGGACACCACCAGCTCACGCGGGGTGTCCTTGATGCCGATCTTGACCTCCACCTGTTACCTCCGACTGGTTCTGCCACGTTCTGCAAGGCCCAGGCTAGCCCAGCCCGAGCACCTGCATCCGTTTGGTGTGCCCCTGCTGCAACCGGCGGAACAGTCCCGCGATTCCCGACAGGTCGCCCGAGGAGGACACGATCAACTCGGCCAGCGGGTCCCGCTCGGCCACCACGTACTGCGCCTGGGTGAGCGCCTCGCCGAGCAGCCGCCGCCCCCACAGGGCCAGCTTGTCCCGTGTCTTCGGATCGGCCTGGATGCCGGCGGCGACCTCGCGCTCGGCGAAGGCCGAGTGCCCGGTGTCGGCCAGCACGGTGACCACGAGATCCTTGGTCTCCGGGTCCAGCCAGCTGCCGACCTCCCGGTACAGGTCGGCCGCCAGCCCGTCGCCGACATACGCCTTGACCAGCGATTCCAGCCACGACCTGGGCGCGGTGGAGGCGTGCCAGGCGTCGAACCGGGCCACGAACGGCGCCATCGCGTCCTCGACCCGCCGGCCGTGGTCGGCGAGGAACTTCGCGAGCATCTCGTAGTGCCCGATCTCGGCGGCCGCCATCGACGACAACGCGGCGCGCCCGGCCAGGGTGGGCGCCTTGCGGGCGTCCTCCGCCATCCGGTCGAACGCGGACAACTCGCCGTAGGCGATGACCCCGAGCAGGTCGACGACGCCTTCGCTGATCTCTCGTGTCACGGGCGTGAGCGTACCGCCGTGACGAAGAGACGAATCTTACGCGGACACACCGGGCCGAAATACCGGGGCCGGGCCGGTACCGGTTACAATTGGACGGGAAAGCTACCGCATCCGCAGTAGCGCGCCCCATCCGAGGCACCCCCGCCTCGACTCGCCGGAGGACGAGCAGACCCGGGCGCCATTGCGAGCGGCAGGTAATGCGCGTGCACGCCGTCCAGGCAATCCCGGTGGACCTTCCCGCCGGTTGAGTGCCCAGTCTCGACCAGGCCGTGCGCGCTGGTAGAGAGAGGCGATCACACTGACCGCGACCGAATCCGACCACAACCAGATCGACCCGGTGGCCCTGGAGCACAGCGAGACCGGGGTCCCCGATACCGACACCTCCCACCCGCTGCAGGCCGACCACCTCGAACCGGCCACGCCGACCTTCGCCGAGCTGGGCGTCCGCCCCGAGATCGTGCGGGCGCTCGCCGAAGCCGGCATCGAACGCACCTTCGCGATCCAGGCCCTGACCCTGCCGCTGGCGCTCGCCGGCGACGACCTCATCGGCCAGGCCCGCACCGGCATGGGCAAGACCCTCGGGTTCGGCGTGCCGCTGCTCCAGCGCGTGGTGACGCCCGGTGACGGCACGCCGCAGGCACTGGTCGTCGTGCCGACCCGCGAGCTGTGCCTGCAGGTCACGCGCGACCTCACCGACGCCGGCAAGCACCTGGACGTGCGCACCCTGGCGATCTACGGCGGCCGCCCGTACGAGCAGCAGATCAGCGCCCTGCGCAAGGGCGTCGACGTGGTCGTCGGCACCCCCGGCCGCCTGCTGGACCTGGCCGAACAGAAGGCGCTGGTGCTGGGCAAGGTCCGCGCCCTGGTGCTGGACGAGGCCGACGAGATGCTCGACCTGGGCTTCCTCCCGGACATCGAGCGCATCCTGGGCATGGTGCCCGACCAGCGCCAGACGATGCTGTTCTCGGCCACGATGCCGGACCCGATCATCAAGCTGGCCCGCACCTTCCTCGACCGCCCCACGCACGTGCGGGCCGAGGAGAACGACTCGAGCGCGGTGCACGAGCGCACCGCGCAGTTCGCCTACCGGGCGCATTCGCTGGACAAGCCGGAGCTCATCGCCCGCGTCCTGCAGGCGAAGGACCGTGGGCTGACCATGATCTTCACCCGCACCAAGCGCACCGCGCAGAAGGTGGCCGACGACCTCGCCGAGCGCGGGTTCGCGGCGGCCGCGGTGCACGGTGACCTGGGCCAGGGCGCCCGCGAGCAGGCGCTGCGCGCGTTCCGCTCGGGCAAGGTGGACGTGCTGGTGGCCACCGACGTGGCGGCACGCGGGATCGACGTCACCGACGTGACGCACGTGATCAACTACCAGACGCCCGAGGACGAGAGCACGTACGTGCACCGCATCGGCCGCACCGGCCGCGCGGGCAAGACCGGTGTCGCGATCACCCTGGTCGACTGGGACGACCTGCACCGCTGGCAGAGCATCAACGACGCGCTCAAGCTCGGCATGCCCGAGCCGGTGGAGACGTACTCGACGTCGAAGCACCTGTTCAGCGACCTGGACATCCCGGCGGACGCCACCGGGCGGCTGCCGCTGTCCCAGCGCACCCGGGCCGGCCTGGCGGCCGAGCCGGAGGAGCAGATGGGCGGGCGCCGGCGGACCGCCGCGCCGCCCCGCGCCCGCCGGCGCACGCGGGGCGCGAAGACGACCGAGGGCGAAACGGCCGAAACCACCGAAACCGCTGGTGAGGAGCGCCGCCGGCGGCGCACCCGCGGCGGCAAGGCGACCGGTGAGACCTCCGGACCGGCGGAGAAGGGCCCGGCCGAGCGCGAGGCCGGCGAGTCCGCCGACCGTCCCGCCCGCCGTCGCCGCCGTCGCCGTCCGGGCTCGGCGGGGGCCGCGGCGAACACGTCTGATACACCGGGTTCGGCAGACTGAGGCCGACCGGCGCCGTCGGCGCCGTCGAACACCGGGAGCAGGAACGTGAGCGAGCCCGTGGAAGGGGGACGTCATCGCCGTCCCGAGGGCGGTGAGACCACCGGGCTGATCGGCGCGGAGGACGTGCTGGCCGGCGGCCCCGCCGCGGCTCACGGTACGAAGCCACGCCGGAGCCGCCCGTCGCCGTGGAACCGCCCGCGCGACCGGGTGACCGCGGTCGTGCTCGCCGTCGCCGTCATCGCCACCGGCCTCGCCGTCTGGGCCGGAAGCGAGAGCCGGGCCACGGTCCAGCAGACCTCCGCGCCCGGCGCCCCGGTGCCGCTCGGGCCGGACGCGGTGCCGGCGACCCTGCGTGAGCTGTGGCAGGCGCCCAGCGGCGCGGCCCCGGTCCCGATCGCCGAGGGGACGGCCGTGGCCACCGCGAACGGCGACGAGATCACCGGCCGGGACCCGTTCACCGGCCAGGTCCGCTGGCGCTACGCCCGCGACCTCCCGTTGTGCACCGCGGCGGAGGTGTGGGGCCGCGTACTGGCGGTCTACCGCAAGGACGGCCTGGACGGTCGGTCCGGCTGCTCGGAGGTCGTCGGCCTCGGCATCGACACCGGCCTGCGCAAGGCCCAGCGCACCGGCAGCGCCGAGCTGGGCACGGGGCTGGTGACCGACGGCAGCCAGGTCACCGCGACCGGCCCGGACCTGCTCGTGACGTGGCGGGACGACCTCGTCGAGACCAACGAGTACGGCCGGGTTCCCGCGCTGGTCAACCCGGACAAGCAGCCGCGCACCGGGTGCACCTACGGCTCGGTCGCGATGGCTTCCGGCCGGGTCGGCGTGATCGAACGCTGCGCGGGCGACCCGGGCGACCGGTTGACCGTGATGAAGGCTGTGCCGAAGGAGTCGGACCAGCCGCAGGTCTCGTTCAGCACGATCGTGGCCGGTCACCACGCGCAACTGGTCGCGATGTCCGGCGACTACACCGCGGTGGCGCTGCCAGACCAGCGGCTGCTGGTCCGTTACGACGCGGACGGCGAGCAGACGGCGGCGTACCCGCTGGACCTGCCGGCGCCGGACCTGGGGCAGGATCCGCCGGGCCGGGTTGCCGCGACGGAGTCCACCTCCGCGAACGTGTACTGGTACACCGGGTCGAAGGTGCTGGCGCTGTCCCGGGACAACCTGACTCCACTGTGGACGGTTAATGGCGCTCTCGGTCCGGGGGTCACCTTCGCGCACCAGCTGGTCGTGCCGATCCCGGGCGGGCTGGCGGTGCTGAACGAGTCGGACGGCTCGACGATCCGCACGATCGCGGTGGACCGGCACGGCTACCCCGGCCCGGTGCGCCTGGCCGCACTGGGGCCGGTGCTGCTCGAACAGCGCGGCGGGACGCTGGCCGCGTTGTCGTGACCGCTCAGTTGACGCCGCACGGCGCGGAGAAGGTCCGGGTGCGGGGCCTGGCGGCGTTGCGGACTCCGGCTCCGGCGAAGGCGACGGCCGTGCTGGTTCCCGGCTACACCGGGTCCAAAGAGGACTTCGCGCCACTGCTGGACGGATTGGCGGCCGGTGACTTCCGCGCTCTCGCCATCGACCTGCCGGGCCAGTTCGAGTCGCCCGGTCCGGCGGATGAGACCGCCTACCTGCCCGCACCGCTGGGCGCCGTGGTGGCCGGGCTGGTCGAAGACGTCGCGGCCGAGGGGCCGGTGGTGCTGCTCGGGCACTCCTACGGTGGCCTGGTCGCGCGCGCCGCGGTGCTGGCGGGCGCGCCGGCAACGGGGCTGACCCTGCTGGACAGCGGCCCGGCCGAGCTGCCCGACGGTGCCCGGCGGCAGGCGCTCGGCGCCGGTGAGCCGGTGCTGCGGGCGTCCGGCCTGGACGCCGTGTACCGGGTGCGCGAGCAGGTGAGCGCACGGTCACCGCTGTGGGCCGCGCTGCCACCTGATCTGAAGGACTTCCTGCGGGAGCGGTTCCTGGCCTCCAGCCCGGCCGGCCTGCTGGGGATGGCCGCGGGGCTGCGCACGGAACCGGACCGGGTCGAGGAGCTCGCCGCGACCGGCGTGCCGATCCTGGTGGTGGCCGGTGAGCGCGACGACGCGTGGAGCGTGCCTGCGCAGCGCGCGATGGCCGCGCGGCTCGGCGCCCCGTTCGAGCTCATCCCGGGCGCCGCGCACTCGCCGAACACCGAGAATCCCGCTGCACTCGTGCGTGTGCTGCTACGTGCGTGGCGGCAGTGGCTGGTGTGAGACGCCCACGGTCATCAGCGGCGGCAGCGGGCAGTGCAGCATCGCGCAGACGGTGCGCAACAGCTCGCTCTCGGCCACGCCCACCACGCCGTCGTTGCCGATGACCGTGGTCAGCCCTTCCACCACCAGTGCCTTGTCCGGCCCGGCAAGACCGTCGAGGACCGGCCACACCCCGTCCAGCGCCTGCCACGCCTGAGCGGGCGGCTGGAACGGGACCGTCGCCACGAGCACGACCCGCGACAGCCCGGCGCGGAACGCGGCCTCGGCCGCCGCCTGCTCCCGGTGCCCGACCGCGGCGACCACGGCGAACAGCGCGGCGACCGCGGGTCCGGCGTGCGGCAGCGCGATCCGCCGCACCGGCCACGGCGGCCGGTGGTGCACGGCCTCGTGCAGGTCACGACTGAGCAAAGTGGACAGGCAATACTCGAAGGTGTCCACGTTCCCGTCGAGACGGACCACTTCGGACAGCACCGCCTGGACCGCGTGCAGCTCGTGCGCGGGCCGTCCGCTCAACGCGGGGAAGGCCAGTTCGGTGAGCGGCAGCCGCAGCGCGGGATCGAGCCCGCGGAGCCGCTCGCCCTCGCGCCACGCGGCATCGGCGAGCGGGGTGCCCAGCCGGGCCGCGAGCAGCCGGTACTGCGCCGTGCGCATGTGCGGTTGCGCCGACAACAGCAGGCCGAGGACCAGCGGCACGACGGTTTCGGCTCGCCGCGCCTGCGCCTGCACGTCCTCCGGGATGCCGCGCAGCAAGCCGCCGGCATGACCGAAGGAGCCGCTCGCCGGGTTGCCGATCGACGCGACCACCGTGGCGGGTGGCGCGGCCACCGAGGCCGGTACGGCCACCGGCGCCGCGGGACCGGCCAGGCCGAGCGCCCGGTCTTCGTCCGTGCCGGACGGTGGCACGGCCGTCCACCGCGCGCCCAGCTCGTCCAGCTCGCGCACGTCGAAGGCCGGGTCGAGCAGCTGGATGCGGCGCTCCAGCGGCGGGTGGGTGGCGAACAGGGGCAAGGACTTCCGGCCTTCCCCGAACAGCATGTGGCTCACGTCCTCGGCTTTCGCCGCGTGCAACCGGGAACCGGCGGGCACCCCGCCGATCTTCTTCAGCGCACCCGCGAGCCCTGCGGTCTGCCGGGTGAACTGCACGGCCGAGGCGTCGGCGAGGAACTCCCGCTGACGGGACACGCCGGCTTTGATGAGCCGTCCGATGAGGACACCGGCGTACCCGGCGGCCACCGCGGCCAGCGCCGGGAGGACCAGCGGGCCGGCCTGGCGCCTGCTGCCGCGCCCGGACAGCAGCATCCGGCCGAGGACGGCGAGGCCGACGATGCCGGCGAGCACGCCCATCAGCCGGATGTTGAGCCGCATGTCGCCGTTGACGATGTGGCTGAACTCGTGCGCGACCACGCCCTGGAGCTCGTCGCGGTTGAGCCGGGCGAGGGCCCCGCCGGTGACGACGATGGCCGCGTTGGCGGGAGTCCACCCGGCCGCGAAGGCGTTGATGCCGGGCTCGTGCGGCAGCACGTACAGCTGCGGCACCGGCATGCCGGAGGCGATCGCGATCTCCTCGACCACGTTCCGCAGGCGCCGCAGGCCCGGGGCCGCGGTGTCCGGCGGGACCACCACCCCGCCCAGGGCCACGGCGACCTTGCCGCCGCCACCACGGCGCAGCAGCAGGGTGCGGATCCACGAGGTGAGACCGATGACGAGCACGGTGAGCAGACCGGCCGCGACCAGCACGCGCACGGCAACGCCGGTGGGCCGGTGCCCCAGCCGGAAGGCCACCCAGACGGCCAGGTCCACGAACGCGACGATGATGAGCACGGCGAGCGCGAACAGCCACACCAGCCGCGCCGAGGCGCGGCGCACTTCCAGTTGTCGTTCGAAGAAGTTCATGGGTCAGAAGGAGATCCGGGGCGCCTCGCGCTGTTCGGGCGACTCGATCTCCAGCAAGGCGGCCGGGGCGAACCCGGACACGCTCGCGATCAGGTTGCCGGGGAACACCTCGCGCTTGGTGTTGTAGGCCATCACCGAGTCGTTGTAGCCCTGCCGCGCGAAGGCCACGCGGTTCTCGGTGGAGGTCAGTTCCTCGGACAGCTGCATCATGGTCCGGTCGCCCTTGAGGTCCGGATAGGACTCGGCGAGCGCGAACATGCGGCCCAGGGACCGGGTGAGGGTTTGCTCGGCGCCGGCGAGCCGCCGCATCGCGCCGGGCTCGCCCGGGTTCCCGCGGGCGGCGGCCCGGGCGCGGACGGCGCCGCCGCGGGCCGCGACGACGGCTTCGAGCGTCTGCCGCTCGTGCTGGAGGTAGCCGCGGGCGATCTCCACCAGGTTCGGGATCAGGTCGTGCCGGCGCGTCAGCTGCACGTCGATCTGCGCGAACGCGTTCCGGTACGCGTTGCGTCGCTTGACCAGCCCGTTGTAGATCCCGATCGTCGCGATGGCGAGCACCAGCACGACGACCACGACCAGGATCGCCACTGTCACCCCAGTACCGTTCCCTTGAACCGTGTTCTCGGCGGGAACGATAGGGGTGCCGCGGAACCGGCGGAGTCCAGTTCGCGAAGATCGCCTCGGCTGTACCCGTTAGGGTGAAATGGGTGAGCCGGGGGCCGGGTCTAGGCCCACCAGAAGGTCCACAGCGCCACGGCAACGATGACGACGACCGCGACCCCCGCGACACCGGCCACCGGACCGTCCCGCCGATCGGCGGCGCGTTGC
Proteins encoded in this window:
- a CDS encoding M48 family metallopeptidase produces the protein MNFFERQLEVRRASARLVWLFALAVLIIVAFVDLAVWVAFRLGHRPTGVAVRVLVAAGLLTVLVIGLTSWIRTLLLRRGGGGKVAVALGGVVVPPDTAAPGLRRLRNVVEEIAIASGMPVPQLYVLPHEPGINAFAAGWTPANAAIVVTGGALARLNRDELQGVVAHEFSHIVNGDMRLNIRLMGVLAGIVGLAVLGRMLLSGRGSRRQAGPLVLPALAAVAAGYAGVLIGRLIKAGVSRQREFLADASAVQFTRQTAGLAGALKKIGGVPAGSRLHAAKAEDVSHMLFGEGRKSLPLFATHPPLERRIQLLDPAFDVRELDELGARWTAVPPSGTDEDRALGLAGPAAPVAVPASVAAPPATVVASIGNPASGSFGHAGGLLRGIPEDVQAQARRAETVVPLVLGLLLSAQPHMRTAQYRLLAARLGTPLADAAWREGERLRGLDPALRLPLTELAFPALSGRPAHELHAVQAVLSEVVRLDGNVDTFEYCLSTLLSRDLHEAVHHRPPWPVRRIALPHAGPAVAALFAVVAAVGHREQAAAEAAFRAGLSRVVLVATVPFQPPAQAWQALDGVWPVLDGLAGPDKALVVEGLTTVIGNDGVVGVAESELLRTVCAMLHCPLPPLMTVGVSHQPLPPRT
- a CDS encoding DEAD/DEAH box helicase; translated protein: MALEHSETGVPDTDTSHPLQADHLEPATPTFAELGVRPEIVRALAEAGIERTFAIQALTLPLALAGDDLIGQARTGMGKTLGFGVPLLQRVVTPGDGTPQALVVVPTRELCLQVTRDLTDAGKHLDVRTLAIYGGRPYEQQISALRKGVDVVVGTPGRLLDLAEQKALVLGKVRALVLDEADEMLDLGFLPDIERILGMVPDQRQTMLFSATMPDPIIKLARTFLDRPTHVRAEENDSSAVHERTAQFAYRAHSLDKPELIARVLQAKDRGLTMIFTRTKRTAQKVADDLAERGFAAAAVHGDLGQGAREQALRAFRSGKVDVLVATDVAARGIDVTDVTHVINYQTPEDESTYVHRIGRTGRAGKTGVAITLVDWDDLHRWQSINDALKLGMPEPVETYSTSKHLFSDLDIPADATGRLPLSQRTRAGLAAEPEEQMGGRRRTAAPPRARRRTRGAKTTEGETAETTETAGEERRRRRTRGGKATGETSGPAEKGPAEREAGESADRPARRRRRRRPGSAGAAANTSDTPGSAD
- a CDS encoding DUF3107 domain-containing protein, translating into MEVKIGIKDTPRELVVSSGQSAEEVEKLVADALKTADGLFSLTDDKGRKFLVPSDRIAYVEIAPSDVRRVGFAVGS
- a CDS encoding LemA family protein — its product is MTVAILVVVVVLVLAIATIGIYNGLVKRRNAYRNAFAQIDVQLTRRHDLIPNLVEIARGYLQHERQTLEAVVAARGGAVRARAAARGNPGEPGAMRRLAGAEQTLTRSLGRMFALAESYPDLKGDRTMMQLSEELTSTENRVAFARQGYNDSVMAYNTKREVFPGNLIASVSGFAPAALLEIESPEQREAPRISF
- a CDS encoding DUF4873 domain-containing protein, with the protein product MSADSADSADNADHTDDAEGYTGPATVVIDGREIAVEVELRGHFQPIDGYYRWYGRIAPNASLDAACGGRKKKGEIRTPDGAAAGELSDPDPWGRYRILGTSTPPFTVPKTLAQLADQ
- a CDS encoding AurF N-oxygenase family protein, with the protein product MTRTLDDHGREKTADRLLKSSAGKFYDPEVDIDWSAPLAEGKPFQLEHRSSLYGTHLWDRLSDEQRLELGRHELASIASNGIFFEVLLMQLLLKEVYNSDPTRKHVQYALTEIADECRHSTMFARSVETVGAPAYGPVKIVHRLGKLLPFIGYGPALYGSILVAEEILDRIQRESMADENIQPLVRMVNRIHVLEEARHVTFAREEVTRGMAGLGKAELFYQRWLIAVVSFAITRSLINPRVYRAIGLDAREAWQTAMANPHWHETLRWSGERIMAFLDDAGLVGQPGTYWWRKSFLLGAR
- a CDS encoding TetR/AcrR family transcriptional regulator, yielding MRRVADHVKRGGKHPTAGEPATGDARRDRWRKHRVERRAEFVEAALRALAEHGPDLAMDDVAVAAGVTKPVLYRHFADKADLYDALGQRGTELLFSRLVPAINAELAPVPRIRMALDAFFTVIEEHPNLYRLLVRGSFAGKPADADVVAEDKELIATALTALLGDYMRMFNMDSGAAEPWAYGIVGMVQNTGEWWLDRRSMSRDSVVEYLTQIIWAAIDGLARQHGVTIDPNKPLEENKIVQLGRAHPKEDTDVG
- a CDS encoding alpha/beta fold hydrolase, whose translation is MTAQLTPHGAEKVRVRGLAALRTPAPAKATAVLVPGYTGSKEDFAPLLDGLAAGDFRALAIDLPGQFESPGPADETAYLPAPLGAVVAGLVEDVAAEGPVVLLGHSYGGLVARAAVLAGAPATGLTLLDSGPAELPDGARRQALGAGEPVLRASGLDAVYRVREQVSARSPLWAALPPDLKDFLRERFLASSPAGLLGMAAGLRTEPDRVEELAATGVPILVVAGERDDAWSVPAQRAMAARLGAPFELIPGAAHSPNTENPAALVRVLLRAWRQWLV
- a CDS encoding ferritin-like fold-containing protein codes for the protein MTREISEGVVDLLGVIAYGELSAFDRMAEDARKAPTLAGRAALSSMAAAEIGHYEMLAKFLADHGRRVEDAMAPFVARFDAWHASTAPRSWLESLVKAYVGDGLAADLYREVGSWLDPETKDLVVTVLADTGHSAFAEREVAAGIQADPKTRDKLALWGRRLLGEALTQAQYVVAERDPLAELIVSSSGDLSGIAGLFRRLQQGHTKRMQVLGLG